From the Pseudomonas sp. VD-NE ins genome, the window GCCAGCGCGTCGCCCAGTTCGGTCAGGTTTTCGGCATGCGGGTGATTGCCTGGAGCGAAAACCTCACGGCCGAACGGGCTGAACAGGTTGGCGTTACGTATGTGAGCAAACAGGCATTGTTCGAGCAGGCCGATGTGTTGTCGGTGCATCTGGTGCTCAGCGAGCGCAGTCGCGGGCTGGTCGATGCGCAAGCACTGGGCTGGATGAAACCGACGGCCCTGCTGGTCAACACCGCGCGCGGGCCGATTGTCGATGAAGCGGCGCTGATCAAGGCGTTGCAGAAACAGCACATCGCCGGGGCGGCGCTGGACGTGTTCGAACAGGAGCCGCTGCCGGCCATGCACCCGTTTCGCACACTGGACAATGTCTTGGCGACGCCGCATGTCGGGTATGTCAGCAGGCAGAATTATGAGCAGTTCTTTTCGCAGATGATCGAGGATATTCAGGCTTGGGCGGCTGGGGAACCGGTTCGCTTGCTGAATTGAGACCTTCATGAATTCGGTGGTGTAGCGACCATTGCTTTGGCGAGCAAGCTCGCGAAGGGGCACTCACTGTCTCCTCATCAACAAACTGCCCGCACCACAACAGTGCGCCAGCGCAGCCCGCTAGCACAAAATCGTGACCGACCAGTCACCGTTTTGGCCCTCCCTCACAGAAAAACCTGCACTTCGTCGGTGCGTTTACCCCTCAAAAGCACGGTTGGCGCTAACTGCCAACCGATTGTCGAACAATTTACCCATTTGCTCTGGCCCGCTCTAGGATCTGGCCTAGACTGACTTTCGCGGGGTAAAACCGACCGGTCACATTGCCGAAAAAAAGTCGAAACTTTTGCGCGCAGCGGCAGGTCATCTGAAAGGCGGGGCCTTAGCGACTGGTGCAATCCTTGCAACGCCCCGTTCACCCATTCTGCTTGCGCGTGTTGGGTAGCGTTTGCTCACCGATGCGTGGCGCGTTTGCGCCCGGCCACAGGACTTGGCCATGGACATCGCTTGTTCAAGACAAGAATCAGATCAACGAGACGGGAGATTCATATGATCAGTGCGGCATTGGAAATTCAGGGAGAGCGTGCTCAGCAGGCGGTTGGAGAATCGAGCACCGTCAGTGTTCCTGGCAGCCGACAGATCAACGTCCCCGGCACCAAAACGCTGACTCCGGTAGCGAGTCAGAACCCCAACAAGAAAAAAGTATTGTTTGTCACCTCGGAAATCGCCGATCTGGTCAAGACCGGTGGCCTGGGTGACGTGTCCGCCGCCCTGCCCCGGGCCATGGCCCATCTGCACGACGTGCGCGTGCTGATCCCCGGTTACCCGCAGGTGATGCACAGCGAAAACCCGATCCACATCATTGGCGAACTCGGCGGCCATGCCGCGCTGCCACCGTGCAAGATCGGCCGCATGGACATGCCCGACGGGCTGGTGATCTACGTGCTGATCTGCCCCGAACTCTACGAGCGCGAAGGCTCGCCTTACGGCGCCAACAACGGCCGCGACTGGCCGGACAACCACATTCGTTTCGCACGTCTGGGCCTGGCCGCTGCCGATATCGCCGCCAACCTCGCACAAATTCACTGGTGCCCGGATCTGGTGCACGCCCATGACTGGCCGGCCGGTCTCGCCCCTGCCTATATGCACTGGCGCGGGCAGCGCACACCGACCCTGTTCACCATTCACAACCTCGCCTATCAAGGCGTGACCAGCCTCGGCTCCTGCCCTGAGCTGGGCATTCCCAACCATGCCCTGCAACAGGAAGGCATGGAGTTCTACGGCAAGATGTCGTTTCTCAAGGCCGGCATGGCCTATTCGAGCCATATCACCACGGTCAGCGCCACTTACGCGCAGGAAATCACCACCCCGGATTTCGGCTGCGGCCTCGACGGCTTTCTCGCCGCCAAGACCCAGCAAGGCTTGCTCAGCGGCATTCCCAACGGCATCGATGAGAGCTGGGACGCTGCCACCGATCCGCACCTGTTTGCGCCGTTTGCCATTGGTGACTGGGAAGGCAAAGCGGTCAACGCCGCGCACGTGCGTGAGCTATTCGAATTGAATGACTCAGAAGGCCCGC encodes:
- a CDS encoding D-2-hydroxyacid dehydrogenase family protein; protein product: MAVQIAVIDDWQDVARDVVDWSVLDSLGEVTFEHDYPADNATLAERLGRYQVICVMRERTRFDEDLLKRLPDLKLLVTGGMRNAALDMQAAAKLGIKVCGTDSYKHAAPELTWALIMAATRNLVNEANSLRAGNWQRGLGGDLHGKTLGILGLGSIGQRVAQFGQVFGMRVIAWSENLTAERAEQVGVTYVSKQALFEQADVLSVHLVLSERSRGLVDAQALGWMKPTALLVNTARGPIVDEAALIKALQKQHIAGAALDVFEQEPLPAMHPFRTLDNVLATPHVGYVSRQNYEQFFSQMIEDIQAWAAGEPVRLLN
- the glgA gene encoding glycogen synthase GlgA, with the protein product MISAALEIQGERAQQAVGESSTVSVPGSRQINVPGTKTLTPVASQNPNKKKVLFVTSEIADLVKTGGLGDVSAALPRAMAHLHDVRVLIPGYPQVMHSENPIHIIGELGGHAALPPCKIGRMDMPDGLVIYVLICPELYEREGSPYGANNGRDWPDNHIRFARLGLAAADIAANLAQIHWCPDLVHAHDWPAGLAPAYMHWRGQRTPTLFTIHNLAYQGVTSLGSCPELGIPNHALQQEGMEFYGKMSFLKAGMAYSSHITTVSATYAQEITTPDFGCGLDGFLAAKTQQGLLSGIPNGIDESWDAATDPHLFAPFAIGDWEGKAVNAAHVRELFELNDSEGPLFAVVSRLVYQKGLDLTIAVSEYIVQNGGQIAIIGRGEPEEEQAMRELALRFPGQIGVRIGFNETDARRMFAGSDFLLMPSRYEPCGLSQMYAQRFGSLPVARNTGGLADTIENGVTGFLFDESTAESYQEALSRAFKVFAFPELLNAMRCRAMAAPFNWCKAVEPYAELYERLVAKALGKAHHK